The Amylolactobacillus amylophilus DSM 20533 = JCM 1125 genome contains a region encoding:
- a CDS encoding DNA adenine methylase, whose amino-acid sequence MPRTDSPFRYPGGKTQLYDFVVNLLEINRISGTYCEPFAGGAGLPIKLLKNGLVKSIWINDYDKSIYSVWNAILNKPDQLINRIRQVPFDYYGSDNSDQYNIEYWREQRSIYFKEKNHQNSIDNAFSTLFLNRTNRSGIITGGPIGGYQQANTKIYARFNKETIINKINIIASMSEHIKLTRMNALDMIPQMRESLDEYKDFIFFDPPYFEQGSNLYYSSFDESGHEDLAKEILSLNKHKWITTYDKQQQISELYRSAKFRFEYELRYSANNNNRGRRPELIFASPTLKIKSHQPVFLQQMK is encoded by the coding sequence ATGCCACGAACAGACTCACCATTTCGCTACCCCGGTGGAAAAACTCAGTTATATGATTTTGTTGTTAATCTCTTAGAAATTAACAGAATTAGTGGAACATACTGCGAGCCATTTGCAGGAGGAGCCGGTTTACCAATTAAACTACTAAAAAATGGCCTGGTTAAATCAATATGGATAAACGATTATGATAAATCTATTTATTCAGTTTGGAATGCAATTCTAAATAAACCGGACCAATTAATTAATAGAATCAGACAGGTGCCATTTGACTATTATGGTAGTGACAACTCTGATCAGTATAATATTGAATATTGGAGAGAACAAAGATCTATTTATTTTAAAGAAAAAAACCATCAGAATTCTATTGATAACGCATTTAGTACTCTTTTTTTAAATCGAACAAATAGAAGCGGAATAATTACCGGTGGGCCAATTGGTGGATATCAACAAGCAAATACAAAAATATATGCCCGTTTCAATAAAGAAACTATCATCAACAAAATTAATATTATTGCCTCAATGTCTGAGCATATCAAATTAACCAGAATGAACGCGCTGGACATGATTCCGCAAATGCGAGAATCTCTGGATGAGTATAAAGACTTTATTTTCTTCGATCCACCTTACTTTGAGCAAGGTTCAAATCTATACTATTCATCATTTGATGAATCTGGCCACGAAGATTTAGCAAAAGAAATATTATCGTTGAACAAACATAAATGGATAACAACCTATGATAAGCAACAACAAATATCTGAATTGTATAGATCGGCCAAGTTTAGATTTGAGTATGAATTAAGATATTCGGCAAATAATAACAACAGAGGTCGTCGACCAGAATTAATATTTGCAAGTCCTACTTTAAAAATAAAATCACATCAACCAGTATTCTTACAACAAATGAAATAA
- a CDS encoding DUF5067 domain-containing protein: MKKTILLVGTMLSAALLLSACSNDRGSSNDSAEKASKVESKKSTKQSTKKSSSEPVKIPTSPDKEWFYNDNVFYAGMETMTLTKSEIRDGIEDGEKVLVIYNTIKNNSDEEQDPSNFYMVIHAKQKTDTSNVNLDPGTLALDENGNNPLQAQEDNLNNSLLPGKTVETVMMFKLVNDTPVTIEFSNEDFTTIGTKTINVN, translated from the coding sequence ATGAAAAAGACCATTTTACTAGTTGGGACAATGCTATCCGCTGCACTACTATTGTCTGCATGTAGTAATGATAGAGGATCGTCAAATGACAGCGCTGAAAAAGCTTCAAAAGTAGAAAGTAAGAAATCTACTAAACAATCAACCAAGAAGTCCAGTAGCGAGCCCGTCAAGATTCCTACATCGCCTGATAAAGAGTGGTTCTACAATGACAATGTCTTTTATGCAGGAATGGAGACCATGACGCTTACCAAGTCTGAAATCCGTGATGGTATTGAAGATGGTGAGAAGGTATTAGTTATTTACAACACAATCAAGAATAATTCGGACGAAGAACAAGATCCATCCAATTTTTACATGGTTATCCACGCTAAACAAAAGACAGATACGTCAAATGTTAATTTAGACCCAGGAACATTAGCTTTGGATGAAAATGGCAATAATCCACTACAAGCTCAAGAAGATAACCTAAATAACAGCTTATTACCTGGCAAAACAGTTGAAACAGTTATGATGTTTAAGCTTGTTAATGACACACCGGTTACTATTGAATTTTCTAACGAAGATTTTACTACCATTGGGACTAAAACAATTAACGTTAACTAA
- a CDS encoding SHOCT domain-containing protein, with protein sequence MEQVTTCGKHYFLRFDDDNLYYKNKNDEEKTIPLNQTPYIRFLNPKIFSVKGTIHIILNNDIVDLIPFELLDSDNLNTFTSKFNDAISKFEKSSITSNNDNYKVINQIKYSNSGLFINTDQDVLINLATQLVPSSEMVIIMLKGDFKEFLIVTDQTLYIIKSGYMTGHMIGQGNFSMPLTQVSNTSVDFHFMSGYFTVSAPGLQNTPKNYWSTDRNLDPAKAPNTISLGAANKDLFIKATQIINTKLIPELRNPLNSAIKENKVSTADELRSFKSLLDDGIITQDEFEAKKKQLLDL encoded by the coding sequence ATGGAACAGGTCACCACATGTGGTAAACATTATTTTTTAAGGTTTGATGATGATAACTTATATTATAAAAACAAAAACGATGAAGAAAAAACGATACCATTAAATCAAACGCCATATATAAGATTTTTAAATCCTAAAATATTCTCAGTTAAAGGCACAATCCACATTATACTTAATAATGACATCGTTGATCTAATTCCGTTTGAATTGCTGGACTCTGATAACTTAAATACTTTTACTTCCAAATTTAACGATGCTATATCAAAATTTGAAAAATCTTCAATCACTTCGAATAACGATAATTATAAGGTAATTAATCAAATTAAATATAGTAATTCCGGCTTGTTTATAAATACCGATCAAGACGTACTTATTAATTTAGCTACTCAACTGGTCCCATCTAGTGAAATGGTCATAATTATGCTTAAGGGAGACTTTAAGGAGTTTTTAATTGTTACTGATCAGACATTATACATCATTAAATCCGGTTATATGACTGGTCACATGATAGGACAAGGTAACTTCTCCATGCCTTTAACACAGGTATCAAATACAAGTGTTGATTTTCATTTTATGTCTGGATATTTTACTGTTTCCGCACCGGGTTTACAAAACACACCTAAAAATTATTGGTCTACTGATCGCAATTTAGATCCTGCTAAAGCACCGAACACAATTTCATTAGGCGCAGCGAATAAAGACTTGTTTATTAAAGCAACTCAGATAATCAATACAAAGCTCATTCCAGAACTACGAAATCCCTTAAATAGTGCAATTAAAGAAAATAAAGTATCTACAGCAGACGAATTAAGATCGTTTAAATCTTTACTAGATGATGGCATAATAACTCAGGATGAATTTGAAGCAAAGAAAAAACAGTTACTTGATTTATAA
- a CDS encoding tyrosine-type recombinase/integrase gives MAKRTNSAIFEYQNKNGQTLYGFYIYLGTDKLTKKKINTKRRGFKSYNEANAVFNKMKVDGIQSKVNDEITIEELFKLWFESYKISVKESTANKTQQVFDHHIKPTLGKYYINEITTPIIQQLVDRKAKEIVKFKIIYNYLNRMYTFAVTMDLATGNPVTNVILPKKSTRLHRDTEHNFYNKQELIEFLETAKSINQRVYVYFLLLASTGLRRSEALALTWKDIDFTTKTIDINKTLTSGFNNKLIVGSPKSTKSKRTVPISDNLLTELRKYKLANAEFDKLFHTYKDTYVSLSKPAQWLRQVYDKNKSLRHITTHRFRHTFASLLFESNPNIKPTDVQKILGHETVEMTLNIYTHVTSDSEARVTNAINLLNF, from the coding sequence ATGGCAAAACGAACAAACAGCGCAATTTTTGAATATCAAAATAAAAATGGACAAACTCTATATGGATTCTATATTTATCTTGGTACAGATAAGCTAACCAAAAAAAAAATCAATACAAAGAGACGTGGTTTTAAATCCTATAATGAGGCAAACGCAGTATTTAATAAGATGAAAGTTGATGGCATACAGTCTAAAGTTAACGATGAAATAACAATTGAAGAATTATTTAAGCTTTGGTTTGAGAGCTATAAAATCAGTGTGAAAGAATCAACAGCTAATAAAACTCAGCAAGTCTTTGATCACCATATTAAACCGACCCTAGGTAAATATTACATAAATGAAATCACCACACCCATCATCCAACAGCTTGTTGATAGAAAAGCAAAAGAAATTGTTAAATTTAAAATTATCTACAATTATTTAAATCGTATGTATACCTTTGCAGTTACTATGGACCTTGCAACAGGTAATCCTGTCACAAATGTAATATTACCGAAAAAGAGTACTCGTCTTCATAGAGACACTGAACACAACTTCTATAATAAGCAAGAGTTGATTGAATTTCTTGAAACTGCAAAGTCTATTAATCAAAGAGTATATGTTTACTTTCTCCTATTAGCTTCAACTGGACTTCGTAGATCTGAGGCTCTTGCGTTGACCTGGAAAGATATTGATTTTACAACGAAAACTATCGATATTAATAAAACATTGACGAGTGGGTTCAATAACAAACTGATTGTAGGTAGTCCAAAAAGCACAAAAAGTAAACGTACAGTTCCCATTTCAGACAACCTATTAACCGAATTGAGAAAATATAAACTGGCCAATGCTGAATTTGATAAACTTTTTCACACATATAAGGATACGTACGTTAGTCTATCAAAACCGGCACAATGGCTAAGGCAAGTTTATGATAAGAATAAATCACTACGGCATATTACGACCCACAGATTTAGGCACACTTTTGCTAGTTTACTGTTTGAGAGTAATCCAAATATTAAGCCAACTGATGTTCAAAAAATTCTTGGCCACGAAACCGTTGAGATGACTTTAAATATATATACCCATGTGACTAGCGATAGTGAAGCTCGTGTAACCAATGCAATTAATTTATTAAATTTTTAG